GAATCCCAGACCGAGATTTCGGAGGTCGCTTTCCGATGCGGCCATCAACTGGTCAGGGCGGGGAAAGGCATAGTACGTGGACCCATCAACGTGGACGGGACTACCAAACTCCTGTGCGAGGCTACTCTGGAGGGCGTGAATCCGTTTGACGGGCATCCGTGCTGAACAAACAAACGAGATCAGACAGGGGAAGAACGGATCACGAACGACTCGGAGGCCAGGATACTGGCGTTTGGCCTTTTCGAGCGTAGGTTCCTCGGGGAAGCTGGTAAAGATTTCGTCGAGATCGTCGTCGAGTCTGAGTTGGCGACGTAGAATGCCAGCTGCATCCGTTGTTGCTTGCCAGTCTAACCGACCTGATTGCTGCCGTGCGAAGACAAGGTCATCCTCAACGACCGTGTAGTACCAGTGACCGCCACCAGACACAGCTGTTTCCTCGTACATCCCTCCATCAACACGTTGCCAGAGAAATGATTGGGCGCTCTCAAGTGTCGCCTGTAAATCAAGTCGGCCAACACTACCCGGAATTGAAAGTGAGCCCGAATACATCGCCTTCTGGTGAAGTTGATATGGTCAGAACTCACTCGTCGACCAATCGTGGTCTTGAGCTACTACCTAGCTGATCTCCTCAATACTGGTCGTTTCCATCGACCCGTCCTGTTCTTCTCGCTGGACACGGAGTCGTATTCCTTCCTCCGTGTCGCTTCCCTCCACGGTATTCACTATTTTCGGAGTCGCTTCCGAGTCTAGAACAGTCAACCGATCGTCTTCGGTTACGATACCATAGCCACTTTCGACACAGTGACCCATCAGCGCACACTCCCGCGAATGCGTACGAGCCTTTTCGAGGAGCTCATCGCGAGCGTTTTTCCGGATACATCCAACGTCGATAACGTACCCGTCGAGGGTCTCAGAAGCCATGGTGTCCCTAGTGTCCTGCCGCCTTTGGATGTTTGGGCTACTCATCAAGTTCACGTTCTGAGAGGGGGCTATTTGCAGGCCCATTGAGGACTGAGCCATCACAGGCAAATCGAGAGCCGTGACAGGGACAATCCCAAGACTGCTCACCGTCGTTCCAGTAGACGAGGCAGCCCATATGCGAGCAGATCGCTGACACTGAATGAGTGTCGCCATCCTCGTCACGGTGTACTGCGGTCAGTCCGTCATCAAGCTCGAGAACAGCCCCATCCCCTTGCTGGACCGACTCAACGTCGCCGGACTGCGGATGCTCCGTGTAGTCTTCGAGGTAGTGTTTCACGTCGTGTTGATTGTGGTGAAGGAAGGGGTCTGCTGACGCGTTTTCATTGAACCGCATCGGCTGATAGACGTCTTCCCATTCGCTCTGTCCATCGACGATAAGATCTGAAAGCAACATCCCTGCGACGATCCCGTTCGTCATCCCCCAGCCGCCAAATCCCGTAGCCGTGTACACGTTCTCCGACTGGGGTCCGAGAAGGCCGATGAACGGGACTCGATCAATGGAGACGAAGTCCTGTGTCGACCAGCGATACGCAATCTCGTCGACGTTCAGGCGGTCGAATGCTTCCTGTTCGAGTTTCCGGTAGCGATCAACTGTACTATCACTATGGCCAGTTCGATGATTTTGTCCTCCGACGAGGACCATCGATTCCTCGCCAGCAGGGTGCGGCCGAACCGAGAAGTACGGATCTTCCGGTTTGTAGTGCATTCCTGCCGGCGCGTCACCCTGCAAGCGTACCGCCAGCACGTAGGAGCGCTTGGGATACAATCGCTCATAGTACCGTGCACGGTCGAACACCGGGAAGTGCGTCGCGACGACCACCGCATCTGCGGTGATCGACCCGCAATCGGTCGATACCTGACAGGGACTACCATCCTCGACGTCCATCGCTGTCGTGTTCTCGAAGATGTAACTGCTCTCTCCTGGGATTTCTTCGGCCAGTGCGAGAAGGTACTTTCGAGGATGGAATTGTGCCTGATCGTCGAGGCGGATTGCTGCTTCAATGTCAAAAGGCAGGTCCGTAGACTCTTGGAATGAAGCAGCGAGACTCAGTTGCTGAGCGGCATCGACTTCGGCCTGAATTTGGTGGCGGTTGTCGGAGGATTCAGTAAAGGTGTATGCGGCTGTCCTTTTAAAGTCGCAGTCGAGGCCCCGGTCCTCTACCGTGGCCTCGACGTGGTCGATGGCGGCTAGGTTCGCCTCAGCGTACTGTCGGGCCCGTTGCTCGTCGAAATATTCGATGAGATGGTCGTAGATGAGGCCATGGAGAGCCGTCAGCTTCGCTGTAGTATGGCCAGTCACTCCTTCGAGAATGTGGTCACGTTCGACAATTGCGACTGATTTTCCCGCTTCTTGTAATTCAGCGGCGGTAGTGATACCTGCGATGCCACCGCCGATGATGGCGACGTCGACCTCAATTTCTCCGTCGAGGGTGTCGTACTCTGTTTTAGGTGTCGTCTCTATCCACAACGATTCATGTGCGCCCTGGAGTGGGGGTTGGGAAGTACCATCGTTTGAGTCCATCTTGAGAACCTCCGATAAGCCACGACGTATGGCATCCTATAGCACGACCGCGGCGTCAATAAACCTGAGGACCGTCTCTCCTGTATGGGGCGAGCAACTGTTGAAATGAAGGACGAGGCGTTCGATCCAGTTCGGAAGTTGGTAGCACCGGGGACGACGGTCATCTGGAGAAACACTGGGTCAGCCGACCACGTCGTTGATAGTGTACAGTTTCACGATACCGCAGACCAGTGGCAGTTCCGCACGCAAACCCTTCGATCCGGGGATAGCGTCGTCTACGCATTTGATCAAGAAGGGATCTACGAGTACTACTGCGGCCTCCAGGGAGAGGAGATGTGCGGGGTGATTCTCGTCGGCGATGTCTCACTCTCCAATTCACTTCCCTGTGAATGACGAAGAGAGTGGTACGCAGTTTGCTACCCTAAGTCCCCTTATAGATGAACCCTGGGCAAAGGAAGTTTCCCGCGAGCAACCGTACCTAGAGATATGACGACGACCGAAGAGCTTGCCAAGTTTGTTCAAGAGGTCTCCGCTGAGGGACTCTCCGAGGACACACGGGAGGAACTGAAAAAGCGCGTACTCGACTCGGTCGGGATCGGGATTAATGCACTTGGGGCAGATCCGGTGGAGGTCGTCCACCAGACGGTCCAGCGAGCTAATGCTGGCGACGACTGTACGCTCTGGGGACGTGACGAGACCGCATCGGCGGTTGGAGCCGCGATGCACAATACTGCGCTGACGCGCTATCTCGACTTCATGGACTCCTTTCTCGCGCCCGGCGAGACGCCCCACCCGAGCGACAACATCGGCGCGGTCGTCGCTGCTGCTGAGGCCGTCGATGCCTCTGGCGAGGAACTTCTAGAAGGAATCGGTGTCGCGTACGAGGTCCAAGGCGAACTCGCCTGGAATGCCCCAGTCCGTGACAAAGGTTGGGACCACGTGACCCACACGGTCATCTCGGCGACCTGCGGCGTCGCGAAGGTACTTGATCTCGACGTCGAGACTACCAGAGACGCCATCGGCATCGCCGGAACCGCCCATAACGCCCTCCGCGTAACCCGCACCGGCGGCATCAACGAGTGGAAGGGCATCGCCTCGTCCAATGCCGCCCGGAACGCCGTCTACGCGGCCCTATTGGCCAGTGACGGGATGGAGGGGCCCAAGAACCTCTTTGAAGGGCAGAAGGGCTGGAAGCAGACTATCAGCGGTGAGTTCGAGGTCGACCTCGATCCAGGCTGCACGCGCGTTCACGACGTCATGACGAAGCGATACGTCGCTGAAACGTACGCCCAGTCTGCCGTTGAAGGCGTTATCGAACTGGCGGAGCAAGAGAATCTCGATGGGAGTGACGTGGAACTCATTGATTTAGAAACGTTCGCCGGCGCGAAGCTCATAATCGGTGGCGGCGAGGGTGATCGCCACACCGTCGAGACGAAGGCCCAGGCCGATCACTCACTCCCGTATATGCTGGCAGCAGCACTCCTCGACCGGGAGATGGGGAACGCCCAGTACGAGCCAGAACGTATTACTCGAGATGATGTCCAGTACCTTCTCCGGCACGTCACCGTCGAGGAGGACGAGGCATTTACCGAGCGGTTTGAATCCGGGGAGATGCCCGCTCGCGTAACCGTCGAACTTGAGGATGGCACTACTCACGTGGTCGAGAAGGACGCCTTCCAAGGCCATCCAACGAAGTCGATGAGCTGGGATCAGGTCGAAACGAAATTCCACGATACGGCCGGCACTCGACTCGACGAGGATCGCCGAGACAAGATCATTGCAACAATTAAAGACTTAGAGTCGACAACCGTCTCCAATCTCGTCACCCTGCTGGCATAGGGTGCGTGGCATTACTCACTAATATAGCATGATTAGTTTTCCTTGGTCTACGGCAGATCCCGCCCCTCAAGCATAGATCGAACTGGTTGCTGCCCCACTCACTAAGGACTCAGAGACCGAAGCCACAATCGAATTATGGTAGACCGTACGTTCGAGTTCCTACACCACAA
The sequence above is a segment of the Halobaculum roseum genome. Coding sequences within it:
- a CDS encoding DNA-3-methyladenine glycosylase family protein → MYSGSLSIPGSVGRLDLQATLESAQSFLWQRVDGGMYEETAVSGGGHWYYTVVEDDLVFARQQSGRLDWQATTDAAGILRRQLRLDDDLDEIFTSFPEEPTLEKAKRQYPGLRVVRDPFFPCLISFVCSARMPVKRIHALQSSLAQEFGSPVHVDGSTYYAFPRPDQLMAASESDLRNLGLGFRAPYVERTTQMVADGDITEAFLRDRSYAEVHEDLQSFPGVGPKIADCVSLFAFGHLEAVPIDTWTRRLIERYYPGDVADSYDATATAFRDRFGEYAGYAQTYLFHYERS
- a CDS encoding FAD-dependent oxidoreductase, whose product is MDSNDGTSQPPLQGAHESLWIETTPKTEYDTLDGEIEVDVAIIGGGIAGITTAAELQEAGKSVAIVERDHILEGVTGHTTAKLTALHGLIYDHLIEYFDEQRARQYAEANLAAIDHVEATVEDRGLDCDFKRTAAYTFTESSDNRHQIQAEVDAAQQLSLAASFQESTDLPFDIEAAIRLDDQAQFHPRKYLLALAEEIPGESSYIFENTTAMDVEDGSPCQVSTDCGSITADAVVVATHFPVFDRARYYERLYPKRSYVLAVRLQGDAPAGMHYKPEDPYFSVRPHPAGEESMVLVGGQNHRTGHSDSTVDRYRKLEQEAFDRLNVDEIAYRWSTQDFVSIDRVPFIGLLGPQSENVYTATGFGGWGMTNGIVAGMLLSDLIVDGQSEWEDVYQPMRFNENASADPFLHHNQHDVKHYLEDYTEHPQSGDVESVQQGDGAVLELDDGLTAVHRDEDGDTHSVSAICSHMGCLVYWNDGEQSWDCPCHGSRFACDGSVLNGPANSPLSERELDE
- a CDS encoding cupredoxin domain-containing protein, whose protein sequence is MKDEAFDPVRKLVAPGTTVIWRNTGSADHVVDSVQFHDTADQWQFRTQTLRSGDSVVYAFDQEGIYEYYCGLQGEEMCGVILVGDVSLSNSLPCE
- a CDS encoding MmgE/PrpD family protein produces the protein MTTTEELAKFVQEVSAEGLSEDTREELKKRVLDSVGIGINALGADPVEVVHQTVQRANAGDDCTLWGRDETASAVGAAMHNTALTRYLDFMDSFLAPGETPHPSDNIGAVVAAAEAVDASGEELLEGIGVAYEVQGELAWNAPVRDKGWDHVTHTVISATCGVAKVLDLDVETTRDAIGIAGTAHNALRVTRTGGINEWKGIASSNAARNAVYAALLASDGMEGPKNLFEGQKGWKQTISGEFEVDLDPGCTRVHDVMTKRYVAETYAQSAVEGVIELAEQENLDGSDVELIDLETFAGAKLIIGGGEGDRHTVETKAQADHSLPYMLAAALLDREMGNAQYEPERITRDDVQYLLRHVTVEEDEAFTERFESGEMPARVTVELEDGTTHVVEKDAFQGHPTKSMSWDQVETKFHDTAGTRLDEDRRDKIIATIKDLESTTVSNLVTLLA